Proteins from a genomic interval of Equus quagga isolate Etosha38 chromosome 13, UCLA_HA_Equagga_1.0, whole genome shotgun sequence:
- the SLC45A3 gene encoding solute carrier family 45 member 3 gives MRERAGALAAWPTMVQRLWGSRLLRHRKAQLLLVNLLTFGLEVCLAAGITYAPPLLLEVGVEEKFMTMVLGIGPVLGLVSVPLLGSASDHWRGRYGRRRPFIWALSLGVLLSLFLIPRAGRLAGLLCPDARPLELALLILGVGLLDFCGQVCFTPLEALLSDLFRDPDHCRQAFSVYAFMISLGGCLGYLLPAIDWDASALAPYLGTQEECLFGLLTVIFLTCVAATLLVAEEAALGPAEPPEGLSVSPMPPHCCPGRARLAFQNLGTLFPRLHQLCCRVPRTLRRLFVAELCSWMAFMTFTLFYTDFVGEGLYQGVPRAEPGTEARRHYDEGVRMGSLGLFLQCAISLLFSLVMDRLVQRFGTRAVYLASVVAFPVAAGATCLSRSVAVVTASAALTGFTFSALQILPYTLASLYHREKQVFLPKYRGDAGGGASEDSLMTSFPPGPKPGSPFPSGHMGAGGSGLLPSPPALCGASACDVSMRMVVGEPPEAGVLPGRGICLDLAILDSAFLLSQVAPSLFMGSLVQLSQSVTAYMVSAAGLGLVAIYFATQVVFDKSDLAKYSL, from the exons ATGCGTGAACGGGCTGGAGCCCTCGCCGCCTGGCCCACCATGGTCCAGAGGCTGTGGGGGAGCCGCCTGCTGCGGCATAGGAAAGCCCAGCTCCTGCTGGTCAACCTGCTGACCTTCGGCCTGGAGGTGTGCCTGGCCGCGGGCATCACCTACGCGCCACCCCTGCTGCTGGAAGTGGGGGTAGAGGAGAAGTTCATGACCATGGTTCTGG GCATCGGTCCAGTGCTGGGCCTGGTCTCCGTCCCGCTCCTAGGCTCCGCCAGTGACCACTGGCGTGGGCGCTATGGTCGCCGGAGGCCCTTCATCTGGGCCTTGTCCCTGGGCGTCCTGCTGAGCCTCTTCCTCATCCCGAGGGCCGGCCGGCTGGCAGGGCTGCTGTGCCCGGACGCCAGGCCCCTGGAGTTGGCCCtgctgatcctgggcgtggggcTGCTGGACTTCTGTGGCCAGGTGTGCTTCACTCCCCTGGAGGCCCTGCTCTCTGACCTCTTCCGGGACCCAGACCACTGTCGCCAGGCCTTCTCTGTCTACGCCTTCATGATCAGCCTTGGGGGCTGCCTGGGCTATCTGCTGCCCGCCATCGATTGGGACGCCAGTGCCCTGGCCCCCTACCTGGGCACCCAGGAGGAGTGCCTCTTTGGCCTGCTCACTGTCATCTTCCTCACCTGTGTGGCAGCCACGCTGTTGGTGGCCGAGGAGGCAGCGCTGGGCCCGGCCGAGCCACCAGAAGGGCTGTCGGTGTCCCCCATGCCGCCCCACTGTTGCCCGGGCCGCGCCCGCCTGGCTTTCCAGAACCTAGGCACCCTGTTCCCCCGGCTGCACCAGCTCTGCTGCCGTGTGCCTCGTACTCTGCGCCGACTCTTTGTGGCCGAGCTGTGCAGCTGGATGGCATTCATGACCTTCACACTGTTTTACACGGACTTCGTGGGTGAGGGGCTGTACCAGGGTGTGCCCAGGGCTGAGCCAGGCACCGAGGCGCGGAGACACTATGATGAAG GGGTCCGGATGGGCAGCCTGGGGCTGTTCCTGCAGTGTGCCAtctccctgctcttctccctgGTCATGGACCGGCTGGTGCAGCGATTCGGCACCAGGGCAGTCTATCTGGCCAGTGTGGTGGCTTTCCCCGTGGCTGCCGGTGCCACGTGCCTGTCCCGCAGCGTGGCTGTGGTGACCGCCTCGGCTGCCCTCACAGGGTTCACCTTCTCCGCCCTGCAGATCCTGCCCTACACGCTGGCATCCCTCTACCACCGCGAGAAGCAG gtGTTTTTGCCCAAATACCGAGGAGATGCTGGAGGTGGCGCCAGTGAGGACAGCCTGATGACCAGCTTCCCACCAGGCCCCAAGCCCGGATCTCCCTTCCCGAGTGGACACATGGGTGCTGGAGGCAGCGGCCTGCTCCCGTCTCCACCCGCACTCTGTGGGGCCTCTGCCTGCGATGTCTCCATGCGCATGGTGGTGGGTGAGCCACCCGAGGCTGGGGTCCTTCCGGGCCGGGGCATCTGCCTGGACCTTGCAATTCTGGACAGTGCCTTCCTGCTGTCTCAGGTGGCCCCGTCCCTGTTTATGGGCTCCCTTGTTCAGCTCAGCCAGTCTGTCACTGCCTATATGGTGTCGGCTGCAGGCCTGGGTCTGGTGGCCATTTACTTTGCCACACAGGTAGTATTTGACAAGAGCGACTTGGCCAAATACTCGCTGTAG